The genomic window ACTGAAATTATTTCATCTATAATAGGTAGAATACAACTAGGAGATGTCCAATCTGTAATGAAATTACAGATTGGATTCAAATAATCCTTTAATATTTTCCTATCTTGTTGATATGCTCTAGCAATACTAATTGATAAATAAACAATAGTTGGAGGTCTAACAACAATTTCACTACCATATTTATCATCTGAAAGTTCGCAAGTTGTATTATCTGGTAAAGCAGTTAATTTAATTTCTAGTCCTCTTAAGCAAAGATTATTTTTACTAATATCTATGGTCACTAAATCTATTCTTGGTAAATTGCCGATGACAATATCTTGATAAGGTATATAATCTCTTTCAAAGGCAAAAAATAAATGAGGTGAACTATAATCTAAACCAAATAGAGAAGATACCGAAATTTTACCATGCTTAACCGTTAATTTGTGATCAAGAGTTAAATAAACTGGTTGTATGTTTTTGTAACTCATATAACAAGTCAAAGCGGATGGAAAAGAACTATTGAATTGATTTTTGCCCCAACTTGATTTTTTACTAAAGTCTCGATTTGATTGATTAATTCCGAATAATCTTGGTTGATAATTATCACTCATGACTATAAGTTCTACCTCTCCATTGTTTTGGTGTTTGTAAAGAGGATAAAAAGATTCTCAACACGGCTAAAGGATCAGCAAAAGGAGACAACCAAAATAATAATGATTTAACTAACGAAGACTTATCTTTGTAATAAGAAGGAAAAACAGCAAATAGTAAGGCAAAGCGAATAATTACTAAAATAAGATTCAAGGCGATCGCCAATTCTAAACTTAGGAAATGATTTCCAGCC from Crocosphaera subtropica ATCC 51142 includes these protein-coding regions:
- a CDS encoding HindVP family restriction endonuclease produces the protein MSDNYQPRLFGINQSNRDFSKKSSWGKNQFNSSFPSALTCYMSYKNIQPVYLTLDHKLTVKHGKISVSSLFGLDYSSPHLFFAFERDYIPYQDIVIGNLPRIDLVTIDISKNNLCLRGLEIKLTALPDNTTCELSDDKYGSEIVVRPPTIVYLSISIARAYQQDRKILKDYLNPICNFITDWTSPSCILPIIDEIISVIDVVISSCLDSQIPLIMQPIWKTEGKSAQLHDNCLDIFMWSNLAFTRLFIDAAKLELNSEKITRHKRCVVWLAKMLYDFANTSKINHTVTIDEISLNTKNDKAFALSGSRTHKYMKSPELTNPRIKREEINNIILGGGEKLLSPERRFDAIILNTPNLFS